The following nucleotide sequence is from Limisphaerales bacterium.
CGTCGTTGAAGGGCCAGCCGGTCGGCCCATGAACTTCCTCCAAATTATCACGCGTGGCGACTTGGCTGGCGTAAGTTTCGGAGATTTCCACTTCGTTTAAATCCAGCGTGTTGGCGATGCGGATGACTTTGGCTTTGGTGGTGTCGGGGATGACGAGCGAATGCAGCAGCAGCGAGAGGGCGTGGTGGTCGGTGGGAAAGGTCATCGGGATTTTGCTCGCCTGGAAGATGTTCGAGGTCTGCACGTTCACGTCGGTCACGTGCTGGTCGATTTGGTCGATGAGCCGTTGCGTGGTCACGTCGGCCATGCCGATGCCGGTGGAATTGCCGTGGCTTTGCGGGGTGAGGTTGCGCACAAAGATGCGGCGGATGTCCGGGGGGATGCTTTCACGGTCGCGCAGATTGCTGTTGTAACCATGCCCGCATCGGCCGATGACGTTGGGATCCATGCCGCTGCCGCTGATGTTTTTGCCGATGCGGTCGATCACCAAAATGTCCACATCGTCAAACGGCAGCAACGGCATCAGCCGCTTGGCCTCGGCGAGCAGTTCCTCCTCGCGCGACTCCATCTCCGCGGCGGGAACCACGGCAATGCGCGCGGTCTGGTGCCAGCTGTTCTCCACGATGCCCACGCCAAACAGCACCGGCGCCTTCTCGCGAATCAATCGGCTGATGCTGCGCAGCATCGGCTCGTATCCGTGCCGGCTCACCGCGCGGTGGAACGTCTCCGCGCCGACTTGTTTGCCGAGGCCGACGACGAGCATTTTCAACAGGCCACTGCCCAGCGGCGGGCCGAAGTCCGTGTGCAACTTCACGCGGTTGATGGGCACGATCGCGTCCGCCGCCAGCGCCTCGCGGGCGAACCACCCGTCGTACCCTTCCGGCGTGTGGCCGATGTGCTCCACCTCCAGCGACGCGCGCACTGGCACGCCCATCGCCGCCTCGGTGATGCCGTACTCGCCGAGCAGCTCCGTCTGCCCCTCCGGCGTTGCCCCGCCGTGGCTGCCCATCGCCGGTACGAGGTAAGGCTCACAGCCCGCATCTTTTAATTGGCCGATGACGGCGCCAACAATTTCTGATAAATTCGTGATGCCTCGGCTTCCCACCGCCACTGCCACGCGCAGCCCCGGCTTGAGATCGCCGCGCACCGCTCCCATCCCCAAAGCCACGGCGGCCGGGATGTCCACCGGCGGCGTCTCCTCAAACACCTGTCGCACCC
It contains:
- a CDS encoding DUF2088 domain-containing protein produces the protein MTIATQHKIAFPRMMRVRQVFEETPPVDIPAAVALGMGAVRGDLKPGLRVAVAVGSRGITNLSEIVGAVIGQLKDAGCEPYLVPAMGSHGGATPEGQTELLGEYGITEAAMGVPVRASLEVEHIGHTPEGYDGWFAREALAADAIVPINRVKLHTDFGPPLGSGLLKMLVVGLGKQVGAETFHRAVSRHGYEPMLRSISRLIREKAPVLFGVGIVENSWHQTARIAVVPAAEMESREEELLAEAKRLMPLLPFDDVDILVIDRIGKNISGSGMDPNVIGRCGHGYNSNLRDRESIPPDIRRIFVRNLTPQSHGNSTGIGMADVTTQRLIDQIDQHVTDVNVQTSNIFQASKIPMTFPTDHHALSLLLHSLVIPDTTKAKVIRIANTLDLNEVEISETYASQVATRDNLEEVHGPTGWPFNDDGNLDDLL